Proteins from a single region of Campylobacter lari:
- a CDS encoding radical SAM protein: MVDKKQLLENQLFQNRYIKPNISWYFSYLNGKRGIARIFKVPYAALMKKFYLKKYFEKRVLEGKVDIPYLELVLTTRCTLRCESCNNLMQYFSPSNQYTCTLEGIIESLDLLLSKVDSIARVRIIGGEPLLFKDLPQLIDYLDTQKKILTFDILTNATIDFKEDLILRFKKSKKARKISISDYRKSPNLKIPLKQESILSKLKKNNIAFSYNTIDYWYDIDKIYKRGRSKEDIIKNYYNCQMSCVSLMTSEGLENKQLAPKGAVFVCPISSSLSRLKGLEEFNGDFLNLEDSKERFFEFYSQDFYKSCDYCRDFSQPIKKIPIAIQTDKVLKLEKD, translated from the coding sequence ATGGTAGATAAAAAACAATTATTAGAAAATCAATTATTTCAAAATAGATATATAAAACCAAATATTTCTTGGTATTTTTCGTATTTAAATGGTAAAAGAGGAATTGCTAGAATTTTTAAAGTTCCTTATGCTGCTTTGATGAAAAAATTTTATTTGAAAAAATACTTTGAAAAGAGGGTTTTAGAAGGTAAGGTGGATATTCCTTATTTAGAATTAGTTTTAACTACAAGATGTACTTTGCGTTGTGAATCATGTAACAATTTAATGCAGTATTTTTCACCATCAAATCAATATACCTGTACTTTAGAGGGTATTATAGAATCATTAGATCTACTTTTATCTAAAGTAGATTCTATCGCAAGGGTTAGAATTATAGGTGGAGAGCCTTTGTTGTTTAAAGATTTACCACAATTGATTGATTATTTAGATACTCAAAAGAAAATACTAACTTTTGATATTTTAACTAATGCAACAATAGACTTTAAAGAAGATTTGATTTTGAGATTTAAAAAATCAAAAAAAGCAAGAAAAATAAGTATTTCAGATTATAGAAAATCACCAAATTTAAAAATACCTTTAAAACAAGAGAGTATTTTGAGTAAGCTTAAGAAAAATAATATAGCGTTTTCTTATAATACAATAGATTATTGGTATGATATAGATAAAATTTACAAGCGCGGTAGAAGCAAAGAAGATATAATTAAAAATTATTATAATTGTCAAATGTCATGTGTAAGTTTGATGACATCTGAGGGCTTAGAAAATAAACAATTAGCACCTAAAGGAGCTGTTTTTGTTTGTCCTATATCAAGTTCTTTATCGCGTTTAAAAGGACTTGAAGAATTTAATGGCGATTTTTTAAATTTAGAGGATTCTAAAGAAAGATTTTTTGAATTTTATTCTCAAGATTTTTATAAATCTTGTGATTATTGTAGAGATTTTAGTCAGCCTATCAAAAAAATTCCAATTGCAATCCAAACTGATAAGGTTTTAAAATTAGAAAAAGATTAA
- a CDS encoding RluA family pseudouridine synthase translates to MAYIKKKLANNGKKAFRLLMDELKISMREAQKLIDKKRLFCDGNLVEEKNKFLDGLVELIIYENNPKGLEIVYENEDFAVVEKPSGVLTHPNGRNCTYSLCDEIWHLWGEKACVAHRLDKETSGLLLIAKHKNAQIELKTMFEKRLVQKSYLVLVKGKTKKEFIVDKSMDLAKDYDAVKTRMHICENGKEALTQFYTLEYFENLDTSLVLAKPLTGRQHQIRLHLFHVKHKILGEPLYGLEKTQIEQILDGKMSNIKRAQITGAKRLLLHSFSLEFTYKNQKFLIQSQKDIKGEFLKNLP, encoded by the coding sequence ATGGCATATATAAAAAAGAAACTAGCAAATAATGGAAAAAAGGCATTTAGACTACTTATGGATGAGTTAAAAATTTCTATGCGTGAAGCACAAAAACTCATTGATAAAAAAAGACTATTTTGTGATGGAAATTTGGTAGAAGAAAAAAACAAATTTTTAGATGGTCTAGTAGAATTAATCATATATGAAAATAATCCCAAAGGATTAGAAATAGTTTATGAAAATGAAGATTTTGCTGTAGTAGAAAAACCAAGCGGGGTGCTAACTCATCCTAATGGACGCAATTGTACTTATAGTCTTTGTGATGAAATTTGGCATTTATGGGGTGAAAAAGCTTGCGTGGCTCATAGATTAGATAAAGAAACAAGCGGGCTTTTGCTCATAGCTAAACATAAAAATGCACAAATTGAGTTAAAAACCATGTTTGAAAAAAGATTAGTGCAAAAAAGCTATCTTGTTCTAGTAAAAGGAAAAACTAAAAAAGAATTTATAGTAGATAAAAGCATGGATTTAGCTAAAGACTACGATGCAGTAAAAACTAGAATGCATATTTGTGAAAATGGTAAAGAAGCTTTAACGCAATTTTATACTTTAGAATATTTTGAAAATTTAGATACCAGTTTAGTTTTAGCTAAACCTCTAACAGGCAGACAACACCAAATAAGACTACATTTGTTTCATGTGAAACATAAAATTTTAGGTGAACCTTTATATGGTTTAGAAAAAACACAAATAGAGCAAATACTTGATGGAAAAATGAGTAATATAAAAAGAGCTCAAATTACAGGTGCTAAAAGACTGCTTTTACACTCTTTTAGCTTAGAATTTACATATAAAAATCAAAAATTTTTGATACAATCTCAAAAAGATATAAAAGGTGAATTTTTGAAAAATCTACCTTAA
- the purB gene encoding adenylosuccinate lyase has protein sequence MVERYSREIMAKKWDMQAKYEAWLKVELAAVKAWNKLGLIKDDDCEKIIKNAKFDIARIDEIEKTTKHDVIAFLTSVSESLGEESRFVHYAMTSSDCIDTAVALQIKDSLELILQDLDQVLAAIKTRAYEHKNTLMVGRSHGIHGEPITFGLVLAIWYDSLVHAKDLIIHAKEVISYGKISGAMGNFAHAPLEFEEEVCKNLDLKPAPVSNQVIQRDRYAQVISALAILASSCEQIAVAIRHFQRTEVYEAEEYFSQGQKGSSAMPHKRNPVLSENITGLCRMIRAYVTPALENVALWHERDISHSSVERFVLPDAFITTDFMLSRLCGVIEKLLVYPENMMKNLNLTGGLVFSQRVLLELPFKGISREEAYKIVQRNAMKVWADLQNGKSALNEKGESLFLLALLADEDLKKSLSEADIRNCFDYNYYTKNVDKIFARTFK, from the coding sequence ATGGTTGAAAGATATAGCAGAGAAATCATGGCTAAAAAATGGGACATGCAAGCAAAATATGAGGCGTGGTTAAAAGTGGAATTAGCTGCTGTGAAAGCGTGGAATAAACTTGGTCTTATTAAAGACGATGATTGTGAAAAAATTATAAAAAATGCAAAATTTGATATAGCAAGAATAGATGAGATAGAAAAAACTACCAAACATGATGTTATCGCTTTTTTAACTAGTGTAAGTGAAAGTTTGGGTGAGGAAAGTCGTTTTGTGCATTATGCGATGACAAGTTCAGATTGTATTGATACTGCAGTTGCTTTGCAGATTAAAGATAGTTTAGAATTAATCTTGCAAGATTTAGATCAAGTTTTAGCAGCGATTAAAACAAGAGCATATGAGCATAAAAATACCTTAATGGTAGGAAGAAGCCATGGAATTCATGGAGAGCCTATAACTTTTGGTTTGGTTTTGGCTATTTGGTATGATTCGCTAGTTCATGCAAAAGATTTAATCATTCATGCAAAAGAAGTGATTAGCTATGGAAAAATCAGCGGTGCTATGGGAAATTTTGCTCATGCTCCGCTTGAATTTGAAGAAGAAGTTTGTAAAAACTTAGATCTTAAGCCAGCACCAGTTTCAAACCAAGTTATACAAAGAGATCGCTACGCACAGGTTATCTCGGCTTTAGCTATTTTAGCTTCAAGTTGTGAGCAAATTGCTGTTGCTATCCGCCATTTTCAAAGAACAGAAGTATATGAAGCTGAAGAATATTTTTCTCAAGGACAAAAAGGAAGTTCAGCTATGCCTCATAAAAGAAATCCTGTTTTGAGTGAAAATATTACCGGTCTTTGCAGGATGATAAGAGCTTATGTAACACCTGCTTTAGAAAATGTAGCCCTATGGCATGAAAGAGATATATCACATTCTAGCGTTGAAAGATTTGTATTACCTGATGCTTTTATCACGACTGATTTTATGCTTTCAAGATTATGCGGTGTGATAGAAAAGCTTTTGGTATATCCAGAAAATATGATGAAAAATTTAAATTTAACTGGAGGACTTGTATTCTCTCAAAGAGTATTGCTTGAGCTTCCATTTAAAGGTATAAGCAGAGAAGAAGCTTATAAGATAGTTCAAAGAAATGCTATGAAAGTTTGGGCTGATTTACAAAATGGTAAGTCTGCTTTAAATGAAAAAGGCGAGAGTTTGTTTTTATTAGCTTTATTAGCTGATGAGGATTTGAAAAAATCTTTAAGTGAAGCAGATATTAGAAATTGTTTTGATTATAACTACTATACAAAAAATGTAGATAAAATTTTTGCAAGAACTTTTAAATAA
- a CDS encoding ribonucleoside-diphosphate reductase subunit alpha, which produces MKVLKRNGRTEELDVSKIKKYTTDAVANLENVSQSELEVDAKIQFRDGITTEEIQQTLIKTAVDKIDIDRPNWTFVAARLFLYDLYKKVSGYNGYKHLREYLEKGEKEGRILIGLKEKYDLDDLNAYIKPERDLQFTYLGIKTLYDRYLIKDSKGIPIELPQQMFMAIAMFLAQNELDSQTWAKKFYDLISTFEVMLATPTLSNARTTRHQLSSCYIGSTPDNIEGIFDSYQEMALLSKFGGGIGWDWSKVRAMGGSIDGHKNAAGGIIPFLKITNDIAVAVDQLGTRKGAIAVYIEPWHMDINDFLDLRKNSGEERRRAHELFPALWINDLFMKRVRANDKWTLFDPADTASLCDLYGEEFEKKYEEFEKDESIAKEIIDAKELWKKILLSYFETGMPFLCFKDSANKTNPNSHAGIIRSSNLCTEIFQNTDPNYYQIKIVFDDKTELHLDEDEELAIDGGYKKLAKKVSTLDSINGKKVYIVEKYKNEGKTAVCNLASINLSKINTREDIQRVVPTAIRMLDNVIDLNFYPHVKVKNTNLKSRAIGLGVMGEAQMLAEAQIYWGSNEHFEKIDHIMEMISYEAILASSNLALEKGSYPDFEGSNWSKGIVPIDVANENAKKLTASEGLFDQSECDWEKLREKLKRDGIRNGYLMAIAPTSSISILVGTTQTIEPVYKRKWFEQNLSGMIPTVVPNLSANTWQYYTPAYELDQKILVKAAAIRGKWIDQGQSLNIFVSLDKASGGYLNEIYQLAWELGVKSTYYLRSESPDSQKVNDDVVDRTIECEGCQ; this is translated from the coding sequence GTGAAAGTATTAAAAAGAAATGGAAGAACTGAAGAGTTAGATGTTTCTAAAATTAAAAAATATACCACTGATGCGGTGGCAAATTTAGAAAATGTTAGCCAAAGTGAGCTTGAAGTAGATGCAAAAATTCAATTTCGTGATGGCATAACAACAGAAGAAATCCAACAAACTCTTATAAAAACAGCAGTGGATAAAATAGATATTGATAGACCTAATTGGACCTTTGTTGCTGCAAGATTGTTTTTATATGATTTATATAAAAAAGTAAGTGGTTATAATGGATATAAACATTTAAGAGAATATCTTGAAAAAGGTGAAAAAGAAGGCAGGATTTTAATCGGTTTAAAAGAAAAATATGATTTAGATGATCTTAATGCTTATATCAAGCCAGAACGTGATTTGCAATTTACTTATCTTGGTATAAAAACTTTATATGATAGATATTTGATTAAAGATTCTAAGGGTATACCTATAGAATTACCACAACAAATGTTTATGGCTATTGCGATGTTTTTAGCACAAAATGAGCTAGATTCTCAAACTTGGGCTAAGAAATTTTATGATTTGATCTCAACTTTTGAAGTAATGCTTGCAACCCCAACCCTTTCAAATGCAAGAACTACAAGACACCAATTAAGCTCATGTTATATAGGAAGTACGCCTGATAATATAGAAGGAATTTTTGATTCTTATCAAGAAATGGCACTTTTATCTAAATTTGGTGGCGGTATAGGCTGGGATTGGTCTAAGGTGCGTGCTATGGGTGGAAGCATAGATGGGCATAAAAATGCAGCAGGCGGGATCATACCATTTTTAAAAATCACTAACGATATAGCCGTTGCTGTTGACCAACTTGGTACTAGAAAAGGGGCGATTGCAGTTTATATTGAACCTTGGCATATGGATATTAACGACTTTTTAGATTTGCGTAAAAACTCAGGTGAAGAAAGAAGAAGAGCACATGAACTTTTCCCTGCTTTGTGGATCAATGATTTATTCATGAAAAGAGTAAGAGCAAATGATAAATGGACGCTTTTTGATCCTGCTGATACGGCAAGTTTATGCGATTTATACGGTGAAGAATTTGAGAAAAAATACGAAGAATTTGAAAAAGATGAAAGCATAGCTAAAGAAATTATAGATGCAAAAGAGCTTTGGAAAAAAATACTTTTATCTTATTTTGAAACAGGTATGCCATTTTTATGTTTTAAAGATAGTGCAAACAAAACAAATCCAAATTCTCACGCAGGGATTATAAGAAGTTCAAATTTATGTACAGAAATTTTTCAAAATACAGATCCAAATTATTATCAAATCAAAATCGTATTTGATGATAAAACAGAGCTTCATTTAGATGAGGATGAAGAGCTTGCAATAGATGGAGGATATAAAAAGCTTGCTAAGAAAGTTTCTACTTTAGATAGTATCAATGGTAAAAAAGTCTATATAGTAGAAAAATACAAAAACGAAGGAAAAACCGCAGTTTGTAATCTTGCAAGTATAAATTTAAGTAAAATCAATACTAGAGAAGACATTCAAAGAGTAGTACCAACAGCCATAAGAATGCTTGATAATGTGATTGATTTAAATTTTTATCCTCATGTAAAGGTTAAAAATACCAATCTAAAATCACGCGCTATAGGGCTTGGCGTAATGGGTGAAGCGCAAATGCTAGCTGAAGCTCAAATTTATTGGGGTTCTAATGAGCATTTTGAAAAAATTGACCATATTATGGAGATGATTAGCTATGAGGCTATTTTAGCTAGCTCAAATTTAGCTTTAGAAAAAGGAAGTTATCCTGACTTTGAAGGATCAAACTGGAGTAAAGGTATAGTGCCAATTGATGTAGCAAACGAAAATGCTAAAAAACTTACCGCAAGTGAAGGTTTGTTTGATCAAAGCGAGTGTGATTGGGAAAAATTAAGAGAAAAACTAAAAAGAGATGGTATAAGAAATGGTTATTTAATGGCTATAGCACCAACTTCTTCTATTTCTATTTTAGTGGGTACTACTCAAACAATTGAGCCTGTATATAAAAGAAAATGGTTTGAGCAAAACTTAAGCGGTATGATACCAACTGTGGTGCCAAATCTAAGTGCTAATACTTGGCAGTATTACACTCCTGCTTATGAGCTTGATCAAAAAATCTTAGTAAAAGCAGCAGCGATTCGTGGTAAATGGATTGATCAAGGTCAATCATTAAATATCTTTGTTTCTTTAGATAAAGCAAGCGGTGGATATTTAAATGAAATTTATCAACTTGCTTGGGAATTAGGTGTTAAATCAACTTACTATCTAAGAAGTGAAAGTCCTGATAGTCAAAAAGTAAATGATGATGTGGTTGATAGAACTATAGAATGTGAAGGTTGTCAATAA
- a CDS encoding OPT family oligopeptide transporter, which translates to MHTKNSLPELTLRGIILGSILTIIFTASNVYLGLKVGLTFSTSIPAVVIAMAVLKIFKDSNILENNMVQTQVSAAGTLSAVIFVIPGLFMCGYWFEFPLWLTFMLCLCGGGLGVLFTIPLRRAMVVESKLAYPEGRAAAEILKVANKDQADKKGKVGLKEITLGVAFASVISLFSSGFKLLSSGSSFAFIWQKMTFGFSMGYSVALLGAGYLVGIAGGVALLAGMVLAWMVFVPYFSAKESFDVSLSALDIANQIWAQKVRLIGTGAIAIAALWTLIELAKPVYDGMKNMLKKTSLNLSQDPKDMDLSLKAMLGLFVLMCIGLFISFYAFVADSNLASGYQILFALMGTLVAIFIGFFVASACGYMAGLVGSSSSPISGIGLIGIMISSLIILLLGYQVDLFSDPLMSKFAIAFAIFTTSVILATAAISNDNLQDLKTGYLVGATPWKQQISLIIGCVFGALAIAPVLNLLYQAYGFVGAMPREGMDEANALAAPQANLMSTIAQGIFNANIDWSYIIAGAFVGVGIIIVDRLLRKKNMSLPPLAVGIGIYLPPAVNMPLFVGGLLAYLIKKRLEQRYAKNAHKKELIQEHEQKGTLFASGLIVGESLFGVLIAGLTVLSISRGGAEDPLAIATSFKDDGIIGFVVFVAIMLIFARRVLKK; encoded by the coding sequence ATGCATACAAAAAACTCACTACCGGAGCTTACGCTTAGGGGTATAATACTAGGAAGTATTTTAACGATTATTTTTACCGCCTCAAATGTATATTTGGGGCTCAAAGTTGGTCTTACTTTTTCTACTTCTATTCCTGCTGTTGTGATCGCGATGGCTGTTTTAAAAATCTTTAAAGACTCTAATATTTTAGAAAATAACATGGTTCAAACTCAAGTTTCAGCTGCAGGTACGCTTTCGGCTGTGATTTTTGTTATACCAGGTCTTTTTATGTGTGGATATTGGTTTGAATTTCCACTTTGGCTTACTTTTATGCTCTGTCTTTGTGGGGGTGGATTGGGCGTGCTTTTTACTATACCTTTGCGTAGAGCTATGGTAGTAGAGAGCAAATTAGCTTATCCTGAAGGAAGAGCTGCTGCTGAAATTTTAAAAGTGGCCAATAAAGATCAAGCTGATAAAAAAGGAAAAGTAGGCTTAAAAGAAATCACACTTGGCGTGGCTTTTGCTTCTGTGATAAGTCTTTTTTCAAGCGGTTTTAAACTACTTTCAAGTGGAAGCAGTTTTGCATTCATTTGGCAAAAAATGACTTTTGGTTTTTCTATGGGTTATTCAGTGGCACTTTTGGGTGCTGGATACTTAGTAGGTATAGCCGGAGGTGTTGCATTGCTTGCGGGTATGGTGCTTGCTTGGATGGTTTTTGTGCCATATTTTTCTGCTAAAGAAAGTTTTGATGTGAGTTTAAGTGCGCTTGATATAGCTAATCAAATTTGGGCTCAAAAAGTACGCTTAATAGGTACAGGAGCTATTGCTATAGCAGCATTATGGACTTTAATAGAGCTTGCAAAGCCTGTATATGATGGCATGAAAAATATGCTTAAAAAAACCTCATTAAACCTCTCACAAGATCCTAAAGATATGGATTTATCTTTAAAAGCTATGCTAGGTTTATTTGTACTTATGTGTATAGGTTTGTTTATTTCATTTTATGCTTTTGTGGCTGATTCAAATTTAGCAAGTGGTTATCAAATTCTTTTTGCTTTAATGGGAACTTTAGTAGCTATTTTTATAGGCTTTTTTGTAGCTTCTGCTTGTGGATATATGGCAGGTTTGGTGGGTTCATCATCTTCTCCTATTTCTGGTATAGGACTTATTGGGATTATGATTTCTTCTTTGATTATTTTACTTTTGGGTTATCAAGTAGATTTATTTAGCGATCCTTTAATGTCTAAATTTGCTATTGCTTTTGCTATATTTACTACTAGTGTTATTTTGGCAACTGCTGCTATTTCTAATGATAATTTACAAGATTTAAAAACTGGCTATTTAGTGGGTGCAACTCCTTGGAAACAACAAATTTCTTTGATTATAGGTTGTGTATTTGGAGCTTTAGCTATTGCTCCTGTTTTAAATTTATTATACCAAGCTTATGGTTTTGTGGGTGCAATGCCAAGAGAAGGAATGGATGAGGCAAATGCGCTTGCTGCACCACAAGCAAATTTGATGAGTACTATAGCACAAGGCATTTTTAATGCTAATATCGATTGGAGTTATATTATAGCGGGAGCTTTTGTGGGCGTTGGTATAATCATCGTCGATCGTTTATTAAGAAAGAAAAATATGTCTTTACCACCTTTAGCCGTGGGTATAGGTATATATTTACCACCTGCTGTTAATATGCCTTTATTTGTAGGCGGATTATTAGCGTATTTAATCAAAAAGCGTTTGGAGCAAAGATATGCTAAAAATGCTCATAAAAAAGAACTTATTCAAGAGCATGAGCAAAAAGGAACCTTATTTGCCTCTGGTTTGATAGTGGGTGAGAGTTTATTTGGAGTATTAATAGCTGGTTTAACTGTGCTTTCTATTAGTAGAGGTGGAGCTGAAGATCCACTTGCTATTGCAACTTCATTTAAAGACGATGGGATTATAGGTTTTGTAGTGTTTGTAGCGATCATGCTAATTTTTGCAAGAAGAGTACTTAAAAAATGA
- a CDS encoding undecaprenyl-diphosphate phosphatase: MNLDYYYALILGIIEGLTEFLPVSSTGHMILGAEILGLNIDDFWRSFFIIIQLGSILAVIFIFKEKLTQKLDIWLKLAVGFLPAGGVGFIAYKFLKEIFNGYTVATMLIIGGIIFIIIELKHRKKDYTIHSLDEVSYKQAFLIGLTQALAIIPGTSRSGASIIGGLLLGLDRKVASEFSFLLAIPTMIIATAYSIYKEPQVLSNMNNFIPLAIGFITAFVVAFIVIKIFLKLISKINFIPFGIYRIILGFVFLYLFMSGALDISRTGV, from the coding sequence ATGAATTTAGATTATTATTATGCTTTGATTTTAGGAATTATCGAGGGTTTGACAGAATTTTTACCTGTTTCATCTACAGGACATATGATTTTAGGTGCCGAAATTTTGGGTTTAAATATAGATGATTTTTGGAGAAGTTTTTTCATCATCATTCAGCTTGGTTCTATACTAGCGGTGATTTTTATTTTCAAAGAAAAACTAACTCAAAAACTTGATATTTGGTTAAAACTTGCTGTGGGCTTTTTGCCTGCAGGTGGGGTTGGTTTTATAGCATATAAGTTTTTAAAAGAGATATTTAATGGCTATACCGTGGCTACTATGTTAATCATTGGTGGGATTATTTTTATCATTATAGAACTTAAACATAGAAAAAAAGATTACACAATCCACTCTTTAGATGAGGTAAGTTATAAACAAGCTTTTTTGATAGGTTTAACTCAAGCTCTTGCTATCATACCAGGTACTTCAAGAAGTGGAGCAAGTATCATAGGTGGCTTATTGCTTGGGCTTGATCGCAAAGTGGCTTCTGAATTTTCATTTTTACTTGCAATTCCTACCATGATTATAGCAACAGCTTATAGCATTTATAAAGAACCACAGGTTCTAAGCAATATGAATAATTTCATTCCTTTAGCCATAGGTTTTATAACAGCTTTTGTAGTGGCTTTTATAGTAATAAAAATATTTTTAAAATTAATCAGCAAGATAAACTTTATACCTTTTGGAATTTATAGGATAATTTTAGGTTTTGTATTTTTATACCTTTTTATGAGTGGTGCTTTAGATATATCAAGAACGGGTGTTTGA
- the thrS gene encoding threonine--tRNA ligase → MTKDIIAYANNETLVDTQSFNNDTNLTPIYFDNSKESLEVIRHSCAHLMAQAIKSLYPEAKFFVGPVIEDGFYYDFRVDSKISEEDLSKIEKKMKELAEAKLDITKYELSKIEVKEKFANDDLKQEVLLRIPDGKISIYKQGEFEDLCRGPHVPNTRYLRFFKLTRVAGAYLGGDEKREMLTRIYGTAFADKESLNEYLKIIEEAKKRDHRKLGNEMKLFAFDDEIGGGLPIWLSNGAKLRSKLEHLLYKAHRLRGYEPVRGPELLKADAWKISGHYANYKENMYFTQIDEQEYGIKPMNCVGHIKIYQSDVRSYRDLPLKFFEYGVVHRHEKSGVLHGLFRVREFTQDDAHIFCMPSQIKEQVLEILSFVDTLMKAFEFDYEMEISTRPAKAIGDDEIWDIATKALKEALDEQGLKYGIDEGGGAFYGPKIDIKITDALKRKWQCGTIQVDFNLPSRFKLEYTDADNEKKQPVMLHRAILGSFERFIGILVEHCAGELPFFIAPTQVAIVPISQNHHDYAKEIARKLLELGIDSEVYNKNESLNKKIRTAEKAHVPMILVLGDEEVANKSVALRDRRAKEQKTMTLDEFITLTKEKLSEVRF, encoded by the coding sequence ATGACAAAAGATATAATTGCATATGCAAATAATGAAACTTTGGTAGATACTCAAAGTTTTAACAATGACACAAATTTAACTCCGATTTATTTTGATAACTCTAAAGAAAGTTTAGAAGTTATCCGCCACTCTTGTGCGCATTTAATGGCTCAAGCGATTAAAAGTTTATATCCAGAGGCTAAATTTTTCGTAGGGCCTGTGATAGAAGATGGGTTTTATTATGATTTTAGAGTTGATAGTAAGATTTCAGAAGAAGACTTAAGCAAAATCGAAAAGAAAATGAAAGAACTAGCTGAAGCAAAGCTAGACATCACAAAATACGAACTCTCAAAGATTGAGGTTAAAGAAAAATTTGCTAATGATGATTTAAAACAAGAAGTTTTACTAAGAATTCCTGACGGAAAAATAAGTATTTATAAGCAAGGCGAATTTGAAGATTTATGCCGTGGACCTCATGTACCAAACACTAGATATTTAAGATTTTTCAAGCTTACTCGTGTAGCGGGAGCGTATTTGGGTGGTGATGAAAAAAGAGAAATGCTCACAAGAATTTATGGTACTGCTTTTGCAGATAAAGAAAGTTTAAATGAATACTTAAAAATCATTGAAGAAGCTAAAAAAAGAGATCATAGAAAACTTGGTAATGAAATGAAGCTTTTTGCCTTTGATGATGAAATAGGCGGTGGGCTTCCTATATGGCTTAGCAATGGTGCAAAATTAAGAAGTAAATTAGAGCATTTGCTATATAAAGCACATAGATTAAGAGGCTATGAGCCTGTGCGTGGGCCTGAGCTTTTAAAAGCTGATGCATGGAAAATTAGTGGGCATTATGCAAACTATAAAGAAAATATGTATTTTACGCAAATTGATGAGCAAGAATATGGCATTAAGCCGATGAATTGTGTAGGACATATTAAAATTTATCAAAGTGATGTTAGAAGCTATCGTGATTTACCTTTGAAATTTTTTGAATATGGCGTGGTACACCGCCATGAAAAAAGTGGAGTTTTGCACGGGCTTTTTAGGGTAAGAGAATTCACTCAAGATGATGCGCATATTTTTTGTATGCCAAGTCAGATAAAAGAACAAGTTTTAGAAATTTTAAGTTTTGTTGATACTTTGATGAAGGCTTTTGAGTTTGATTATGAAATGGAAATTTCAACGCGCCCAGCAAAAGCAATAGGCGATGATGAAATTTGGGATATAGCTACAAAGGCTTTAAAAGAAGCTTTAGATGAGCAAGGTTTAAAATATGGCATTGATGAGGGTGGTGGAGCTTTCTATGGTCCAAAAATCGATATTAAAATCACTGATGCGCTAAAAAGAAAATGGCAGTGTGGAACTATACAAGTAGATTTTAACTTACCAAGCCGTTTTAAACTCGAATACACAGACGCAGATAATGAGAAAAAACAACCTGTAATGCTTCACCGTGCTATTTTGGGTTCTTTTGAAAGATTTATAGGAATTTTAGTAGAGCATTGTGCGGGTGAGTTGCCATTTTTCATAGCGCCAACTCAAGTAGCTATAGTACCTATTTCGCAAAATCATCATGATTATGCAAAAGAAATAGCAAGAAAACTTTTAGAACTTGGCATTGATAGTGAAGTGTATAATAAAAATGAAAGCTTAAATAAAAAAATCCGCACAGCCGAAAAAGCACATGTGCCTATGATACTTGTTTTAGGCGATGAAGAAGTAGCAAACAAAAGTGTGGCTTTAAGAGATAGAAGAGCAAAAGAACAAAAAACAATGACTTTAGATGAATTTATAACCCTAACAAAGGAGAAATTAAGTGAGGTACGCTTTTGA
- the infC gene encoding translation initiation factor IF-3 has product MSKEKEVLLNEEIQADEIRCIGDDGKVYGIISSDEALDIANRLGLDLVMIAPEAKPPVCKIMDYGKFRYQQENKQKEAKKKQKVIDIKEIKLSVKIAQNDINYKVKHASEFLEQGKHVKFRVFLKGREMGSPEAGVALLEKIWQMVEDIADRDKEPLLEGRYVNMLVTPKKKK; this is encoded by the coding sequence TTGAGTAAAGAAAAAGAAGTATTGCTAAATGAAGAAATTCAAGCAGATGAGATCAGATGTATAGGTGATGATGGCAAGGTTTATGGCATTATTAGTAGTGATGAAGCACTAGATATAGCAAATAGACTAGGGCTTGATTTGGTGATGATAGCCCCTGAAGCCAAACCACCTGTATGTAAGATAATGGATTATGGAAAATTCCGTTATCAACAAGAAAATAAACAAAAAGAAGCAAAGAAAAAACAAAAAGTTATTGATATAAAAGAAATCAAACTTTCTGTGAAAATCGCTCAAAATGACATTAATTATAAAGTCAAACATGCAAGCGAGTTTTTAGAGCAAGGCAAGCATGTGAAATTTAGAGTGTTTTTAAAAGGTCGTGAGATGGGCTCTCCTGAAGCAGGGGTAGCTTTGCTTGAAAAAATTTGGCAAATGGTTGAAGATATAGCAGATAGAGACAAAGAGCCTTTACTCGAAGGACGCTATGTAAATATGCTAGTAACTCCTAAAAAGAAAAAATAA